Proteins from a genomic interval of Planctomycetota bacterium:
- a CDS encoding 4Fe-4S dicluster domain-containing protein, with protein sequence MATTAAQHPLYQAAPGWLKAVADALAKAGIQVIAPVQKEEGIVDLAPVASLEAAILGNGKTLVPLKQLFFPETEVLLDYAKRDDGDVALEPEPLPAVETVVFGPRPCDAAALDVLDQVFEWDYDDVRYRARRAHTTVVAFACSEAEPECFCTSVGGNPHSERGSDILVFAAENGGALLRVVTEKGQKLIERLGSIVQPAPEGARPPAPADLAPRFDPDRVKTWLDANFEGPFWTEATLRCLGCGACSYLCPTCHCFDIVDEATWNGGKRRRNWDCCSFALFTLHASGHNPRATQAARYRQRVMHKFKYFPERFGRLACVGCGRCVRTCGVGQSLVSVLTQIEAKQGTGD encoded by the coding sequence ATGGCAACGACCGCTGCGCAACACCCCCTCTACCAGGCGGCCCCGGGCTGGCTGAAGGCCGTCGCCGACGCCCTGGCCAAGGCAGGCATCCAGGTCATCGCCCCCGTCCAGAAGGAGGAGGGCATCGTGGACCTGGCGCCCGTCGCCTCGCTGGAGGCGGCCATCCTCGGCAACGGCAAGACCCTGGTGCCTCTCAAGCAACTCTTCTTCCCCGAGACGGAGGTGCTGCTCGACTACGCGAAACGCGACGACGGCGACGTGGCCTTGGAGCCCGAGCCGCTGCCGGCAGTCGAGACCGTGGTCTTCGGCCCGCGCCCCTGCGACGCCGCGGCGCTCGACGTGCTCGACCAGGTCTTCGAGTGGGACTACGACGATGTGCGCTACCGCGCCCGCCGCGCGCACACCACCGTGGTGGCCTTCGCCTGCTCCGAGGCCGAGCCCGAGTGCTTCTGCACCTCGGTGGGCGGCAACCCCCACAGCGAGCGCGGCAGCGACATCCTCGTGTTTGCCGCGGAGAACGGCGGGGCGCTCCTCAGAGTCGTCACCGAAAAGGGGCAGAAGCTGATCGAGCGGCTGGGCAGTATCGTTCAGCCGGCGCCCGAGGGCGCCCGGCCCCCCGCCCCGGCCGACCTCGCTCCCAGGTTCGACCCCGATAGGGTCAAGACGTGGCTCGACGCGAACTTCGAGGGGCCGTTCTGGACCGAGGCCACCCTGCGCTGCCTCGGCTGCGGCGCGTGCAGCTACCTGTGCCCCACCTGCCACTGCTTCGACATCGTGGACGAGGCGACCTGGAATGGCGGCAAGCGGCGGCGGAACTGGGACTGCTGCTCCTTCGCCCTCTTCACCCTCCACGCCTCGGGCCACAACCCCCGCGCCACCCAGGCCGCGCGCTACCGCCAGCGCGTCATGCACAAGTTCAAGTACTTCCCCGAGCGTTTCGGCCGCCTCGCCTGCGTCGGATGCGGGCGCTGCGTGCGCACCTGCGGCGTCGGCCAGAGCCTCGTGAGCGTCCTCACCCAGATCGAAGCGAAGCAAGGAACGGGAGACTGA
- a CDS encoding polysaccharide lyase family protein, with product MRRIALCVVLLALSIASAAEQIVWQIGKPDRSYAEFFAARNYQAVPPRLGGKPLVFEVGKSDAAKDWPWIHPGPTDSWAGHRVHPFKIRFDLPDEPKGLFTLRIELCDTHGGSPPTYSVAIGDRSGQFRLPNGGGDAALTDPAAGKPHKIALALPPGLLRKGTNEITLACTDGSWVLYDAITLVTDPDGKMPEPGVASIAVLPTPFHIKVDGKVRRAIDVNIGLTAPAAEIMLRTEAGGETIEAPVKQQLATFGGISQEVGVPDSAEPMEVKVTATVAGRSKTATVKLEPVRKWRIFVAPSSHTDIGYTHIQPQCAEIHCKNVDIAANLMDKFPEFKWNLEVAWQAENYLASRKGEQLDKFLKYAKEGRMGVQALYANILTGLASHEEACRFTYFAHSLKTRYGIPFQSAMISDVPSQEATIPMILAGSGIRYFSSGINNTRGPLTAMYAKAPCWWEGPDGSRVLMMYVPGYAHAGGWGLDASVERARGHILGAIKGYEARKDYPYDAIFLHGAVSDNCALNARLAEVCKAWNDRYEFPKVILCHNAEFFEHIEKNFGDKLPVVKGSAGTYWEDGAGSSARETALNRNAHEAVRNAETLLALAHRVRSAGFSPSSSGLRPEGRTTSEVAYPAEGIAAAWRNCLLYDEHTWGAHCSIGQPDSDFTKSQWKIKSQFALDAAEQSQQLCIGQALPALARLVKTEAGSQVVINPTSWPRSELVGGEIVREVPPCGYRVVRLGQAKAETPAEGTTIESTYYRVSFDPATGSITSIFDKELKRELVDPKAPYRLNQYLYVAGGEGSRIIEHGAEPKLTITWPEKATLRRLRVGDLGEKMVIETSATMTPKIVTEVTVWNDIRRVDVTNRLTKTQTYKKEAVYFAFPFAAEKPTFRYEVPCGIVNANTDMLPTACLDWFTVQHFVEVEAPDVAITWATPDAPLVCFQDINRGKWLRKLEFTNGHIYAYVMNNYWFTNYLAGQGGDFTFRFSITSRPKNDPVASARFGWEVASPLIGALADPNPNGPLAAPSGSLIEIAEPNVFLVGAKKAEVGDALVLRLWEVSGKATTAHVRIPLLKPKKATACNLVEEPQGELELKDSTIGVPIRASGLATVLVE from the coding sequence ATGCGCCGAATCGCCCTTTGCGTCGTCCTTCTCGCCCTTTCCATTGCCTCTGCCGCCGAGCAGATCGTCTGGCAGATCGGCAAGCCCGACAGGAGCTACGCCGAGTTCTTCGCCGCCCGCAACTACCAGGCGGTCCCGCCGCGCCTGGGCGGCAAGCCGCTCGTCTTCGAGGTGGGCAAGAGCGACGCCGCGAAAGACTGGCCGTGGATTCACCCCGGCCCCACCGACTCCTGGGCGGGGCACCGCGTGCACCCCTTCAAGATTCGCTTCGACCTCCCCGACGAGCCGAAGGGGCTCTTCACCCTCCGCATCGAGCTGTGCGATACCCACGGGGGCAGCCCGCCGACCTACTCCGTCGCCATCGGCGACCGCAGCGGCCAGTTCCGCCTCCCGAACGGCGGCGGGGACGCCGCTCTCACCGACCCCGCCGCAGGCAAGCCGCACAAGATCGCGCTGGCCCTCCCGCCCGGCCTCCTGCGCAAGGGCACCAACGAGATCACCCTCGCCTGCACCGACGGCTCCTGGGTCCTCTACGACGCCATCACGCTCGTGACCGACCCCGACGGCAAGATGCCCGAGCCAGGCGTCGCCTCCATCGCCGTCCTCCCCACGCCGTTCCACATCAAGGTGGACGGCAAGGTGCGGCGGGCGATTGACGTGAACATCGGCCTCACGGCGCCTGCGGCGGAGATCATGCTTCGCACCGAGGCCGGCGGAGAGACTATCGAGGCGCCTGTGAAGCAGCAACTCGCCACCTTCGGCGGCATCTCCCAGGAGGTCGGCGTGCCCGATTCCGCCGAGCCGATGGAGGTGAAGGTCACTGCCACCGTCGCCGGCCGTTCGAAAACCGCCACGGTCAAGCTCGAGCCGGTTCGCAAGTGGCGCATCTTCGTCGCCCCCAGCTCCCACACCGACATCGGCTATACCCACATTCAGCCCCAGTGCGCCGAGATACACTGCAAGAACGTCGACATCGCGGCCAACCTGATGGACAAGTTCCCCGAATTCAAGTGGAACCTCGAGGTCGCCTGGCAGGCCGAGAACTACCTGGCCTCCCGCAAGGGCGAGCAGCTCGACAAGTTCCTCAAGTACGCCAAGGAGGGCCGCATGGGCGTCCAGGCTCTCTACGCCAACATCCTCACCGGCCTGGCCTCTCACGAGGAGGCCTGCCGGTTCACCTACTTCGCCCACAGCCTCAAGACCCGCTACGGCATCCCCTTCCAGAGCGCCATGATCAGCGACGTGCCGAGCCAGGAGGCCACCATCCCGATGATCCTGGCAGGCTCCGGCATCCGCTACTTCTCCAGCGGCATCAACAACACCCGCGGCCCGCTCACCGCGATGTACGCCAAAGCCCCCTGCTGGTGGGAAGGCCCCGACGGCAGCCGCGTGCTGATGATGTACGTGCCCGGCTACGCCCACGCCGGCGGCTGGGGCCTCGACGCCAGCGTCGAGCGCGCCCGCGGCCACATCCTCGGGGCAATCAAGGGCTACGAGGCCCGAAAGGACTACCCCTACGACGCCATCTTCCTCCACGGCGCCGTGAGCGACAACTGCGCCCTCAACGCCCGCCTCGCCGAGGTCTGCAAGGCCTGGAACGACCGCTACGAGTTCCCCAAGGTCATCCTGTGCCACAACGCCGAGTTCTTCGAGCACATCGAGAAGAACTTCGGCGACAAGCTCCCCGTCGTCAAGGGCAGCGCCGGCACCTACTGGGAAGACGGCGCCGGCTCCTCCGCCCGCGAGACCGCGCTGAACCGCAACGCCCACGAGGCGGTCCGCAACGCCGAGACCCTCCTCGCCCTCGCCCATCGAGTTCGTAGTGCGGGCTTCAGCCCGTCTTCTTCGGGGCTACGGCCTGAAGGCCGCACTACAAGCGAGGTCGCTTATCCCGCCGAAGGCATCGCCGCCGCCTGGCGCAACTGCCTCCTCTACGACGAGCACACCTGGGGCGCCCATTGCTCCATCGGCCAGCCCGACAGCGACTTCACCAAGTCCCAATGGAAGATCAAGTCCCAGTTCGCCCTTGATGCCGCCGAGCAGTCCCAGCAGTTATGTATCGGGCAGGCCTTGCCGGCGCTCGCGCGACTTGTCAAGACGGAGGCCGGCTCGCAGGTTGTCATCAATCCCACGAGCTGGCCCCGAAGCGAGCTTGTCGGCGGGGAGATCGTCAGGGAAGTGCCGCCCTGCGGCTATCGCGTCGTCAGGCTCGGGCAGGCGAAGGCCGAGACTCCTGCCGAGGGCACAACGATTGAGAGCACCTACTACCGCGTGAGTTTCGACCCGGCCACGGGCTCGATCACCAGCATCTTCGACAAGGAACTCAAGCGCGAACTGGTTGACCCCAAGGCCCCGTACCGCCTCAACCAATACCTCTATGTCGCAGGCGGGGAGGGCAGCCGCATCATTGAGCACGGTGCGGAGCCGAAGCTGACCATCACTTGGCCAGAGAAGGCCACCCTCCGCCGCCTCAGGGTCGGCGACCTTGGCGAGAAGATGGTCATCGAAACCTCGGCCACGATGACGCCCAAGATCGTCACAGAGGTCACTGTCTGGAACGACATCAGGCGGGTGGACGTCACGAATCGACTGACGAAGACACAGACGTACAAGAAGGAGGCGGTTTACTTCGCCTTCCCGTTCGCGGCGGAGAAGCCGACGTTCCGCTACGAGGTGCCCTGCGGCATCGTGAACGCAAACACCGACATGCTCCCCACCGCCTGCCTCGACTGGTTCACCGTCCAGCACTTTGTGGAGGTGGAGGCCCCTGATGTGGCCATTACCTGGGCCACACCCGACGCGCCGCTGGTGTGCTTCCAGGATATCAATCGCGGGAAGTGGCTCCGCAAGCTGGAGTTCACCAACGGCCACATCTACGCCTACGTGATGAACAACTACTGGTTCACCAACTACCTTGCGGGGCAGGGGGGCGACTTCACGTTCCGCTTCTCGATCACCAGCCGCCCCAAGAACGACCCCGTGGCCTCGGCGCGATTCGGCTGGGAGGTCGCAAGCCCCCTCATCGGGGCGCTTGCCGACCCGAATCCCAATGGCCCGCTCGCCGCGCCCTCGGGCAGCCTCATCGAGATTGCGGAGCCGAACGTCTTCCTCGTGGGCGCCAAGAAGGCCGAGGTCGGCGATGCCCTCGTGCTGCGGCTCTGGGAGGTCAGCGGCAAGGCCACGACCGCCCACGTCCGCATCCCGCTCCTCAAGCCCAAGAAGGCCACCGCCTGCAACCTCGTCGAGGAGCCGCAAGGCGAGCTCGAGCTGAAGGACAGCACCATCGGCGTCCCCATCCGCGCCTCCGGCCTCGCCACGGTGCTGGTGGAGTAG
- a CDS encoding Gfo/Idh/MocA family oxidoreductase, translating into MSNTITRRNLFRVGAAASASLLVGPAALARTFAANEKIRFACIGIGGMGGKGVGVASGEQIVAAADVDANHSAGAAKRIKDKFADAKIYTDYRQLFDESKGIDAVWVATPDHHHFPAAIRALEAGCAVYCEKPLCHDLYEARKLRELAKAKKVATQMGNQGHSGEHVRLLCEWVWQGSLGDVTEAHVRPPYNTMDFGSRDPGQPAPVPQGLDWDLWQGPAKEREFRTGIVPAKWRGWLDYGTGLLGDWFCHNGDGAVWALKLYEADTCEVECEGEETNGFNWPHEVRVTWKFPKRGDMVPCILRWSSGIYNDYTAKPMPPTVDPEKVKAAASQPSAYYGTKGMAVSGWWMNGTRLFPESFMKEVGKPKTVLPRSKGHEADWLDAIRTGGKSSADFDYSARLTEIMLVGNVANLVREKLTYDFREGRFTNSDKANALVKRTPRKGWEFGYE; encoded by the coding sequence ATGAGCAACACCATCACCCGTCGGAACCTTTTTCGCGTGGGCGCGGCGGCATCCGCCTCGCTGCTGGTCGGGCCCGCCGCGCTGGCCCGCACGTTCGCGGCCAACGAGAAAATCCGCTTCGCCTGCATCGGCATCGGCGGCATGGGCGGCAAGGGCGTGGGCGTGGCCTCGGGCGAGCAGATCGTCGCCGCGGCCGACGTGGATGCCAACCACTCCGCCGGCGCAGCCAAACGGATCAAGGACAAGTTCGCTGACGCGAAGATCTACACCGACTACCGCCAGCTCTTCGACGAGTCGAAGGGCATCGACGCCGTGTGGGTGGCCACGCCCGACCATCACCACTTCCCCGCCGCCATCCGCGCCCTCGAAGCCGGCTGCGCCGTCTACTGTGAGAAGCCGCTGTGCCACGACCTCTACGAGGCCCGCAAGCTGCGCGAGCTGGCCAAGGCCAAGAAGGTGGCCACCCAGATGGGCAACCAGGGCCACTCGGGCGAGCACGTGCGGCTGCTGTGCGAGTGGGTCTGGCAGGGCAGCCTCGGCGACGTGACCGAGGCCCACGTGCGCCCGCCGTACAACACGATGGACTTCGGTTCGCGCGACCCCGGCCAACCGGCCCCCGTGCCCCAGGGTCTGGATTGGGACCTCTGGCAAGGCCCGGCCAAGGAGCGCGAGTTCCGCACCGGCATCGTGCCCGCCAAGTGGCGCGGGTGGCTCGACTACGGCACAGGGCTGCTGGGCGACTGGTTCTGCCACAACGGCGACGGCGCCGTGTGGGCGCTCAAGCTCTACGAGGCCGACACCTGCGAGGTCGAGTGCGAGGGCGAGGAGACAAACGGCTTCAACTGGCCCCACGAGGTCCGCGTGACCTGGAAGTTCCCGAAGCGCGGCGACATGGTCCCGTGCATCCTGCGGTGGAGCTCGGGCATCTACAACGACTACACCGCCAAACCGATGCCGCCGACGGTGGACCCCGAGAAGGTGAAGGCGGCCGCCAGCCAGCCCAGCGCCTACTATGGCACCAAGGGCATGGCCGTCTCCGGCTGGTGGATGAACGGCACGCGACTGTTCCCCGAGAGCTTCATGAAAGAGGTGGGCAAGCCGAAGACGGTGCTCCCGCGCTCGAAGGGCCACGAGGCCGATTGGCTCGATGCCATCCGCACGGGGGGCAAGTCGTCAGCCGACTTCGACTACTCGGCCCGCCTCACCGAGATCATGCTGGTGGGCAATGTGGCCAACCTGGTGCGCGAGAAGCTCACCTACGATTTCCGCGAAGGCCGCTTCACCAATAGCGACAAGGCCAACGCCCTGGTCAAGCGCACGCCGCGCAAGGGCTGGGAGTTCGGGTACGAATGA
- a CDS encoding uroporphyrinogen decarboxylase family protein: protein MTSRERVLMSVHHEEPDRVPIDFAAWRSSGIQAPAYAALRRHVGINADRPFKLYDLMQQLAEPELELIERFHGDVVQIHRLEPSFGIRIDAWKPMALPGGTECLVPRDYNPVPRPEGGWSLFAPDGTEVARMLASGGYFEPVYFPLANARTPADIEAFAWPVMTAEEAAFIRAQGERWRRETDYATLACFGGNILENGNFMFGFGEFMMRLAADRDLVECFFDRLAAWHIANLEVFLPAVEGVADIVAVGDDLGTQTSLIISPATYRKLVKPRQARVYDYIRRHSSARLFLHSCGAIEPILGDLIEIGVEILNPVQIGAAGMEPAKLKRRYGRHLTFWGGGCDTQHTLPLGTVADVEAEVRRLVETFKPGGGFVFTQVHNILADVPPAKIAALYDTAFACGGGRAA from the coding sequence ATGACTTCCCGCGAACGTGTGTTGATGTCGGTTCACCACGAAGAACCGGACCGCGTGCCGATTGATTTCGCGGCCTGGCGCTCGAGCGGCATTCAGGCCCCCGCCTACGCCGCGTTGCGGCGGCACGTGGGGATCAACGCGGACCGCCCGTTCAAGCTCTATGATCTGATGCAGCAGCTCGCCGAGCCGGAGTTGGAGTTGATCGAGCGCTTCCACGGCGACGTGGTGCAGATTCACCGCCTCGAGCCCTCGTTCGGCATTCGCATTGACGCCTGGAAGCCGATGGCCCTGCCCGGCGGCACCGAATGCCTCGTGCCGCGCGACTACAACCCCGTGCCGCGCCCCGAGGGCGGCTGGAGCCTGTTCGCGCCCGACGGCACCGAGGTGGCCCGCATGCTCGCCAGCGGCGGCTACTTCGAGCCGGTCTACTTCCCTCTCGCCAACGCCCGCACGCCGGCGGACATCGAGGCGTTTGCCTGGCCCGTGATGACGGCCGAGGAGGCGGCCTTCATCCGCGCCCAGGGCGAGCGCTGGCGCCGCGAGACCGACTACGCGACCCTCGCCTGCTTCGGCGGGAACATCCTGGAGAACGGCAACTTCATGTTCGGCTTCGGCGAGTTCATGATGCGTCTCGCCGCCGACCGCGACCTCGTCGAGTGCTTCTTCGACCGGCTGGCCGCGTGGCACATCGCCAACCTCGAGGTCTTCCTGCCCGCCGTGGAAGGCGTGGCCGACATCGTGGCCGTGGGCGACGACCTGGGGACCCAGACCTCGCTCATCATCTCGCCCGCAACCTACCGCAAGCTGGTCAAGCCGCGCCAGGCGAGGGTCTACGACTACATCCGCCGCCACAGCTCGGCCCGCCTCTTCCTGCACTCGTGCGGGGCCATCGAGCCGATCCTGGGCGACCTCATCGAGATCGGCGTCGAGATCCTCAACCCTGTGCAGATCGGCGCCGCGGGAATGGAGCCGGCGAAACTGAAGCGGAGGTACGGCAGGCACCTCACCTTCTGGGGCGGCGGGTGCGACACCCAACACACCCTGCCCCTGGGCACCGTGGCGGATGTCGAGGCCGAGGTCCGGCGCCTCGTCGAGACCTTCAAGCCCGGCGGCGGCTTCGTCTTCACCCAGGTGCATAACATCCTGGCCGACGTCCCGCCCGCGAAGATCGCTGCCTTGTACGACACGGCCTTTGCCTGCGGCGGGGGCCGCGCCGCATAG
- a CDS encoding FAD/NAD(P)-binding protein, whose protein sequence is MNYVPMKMRIVAITPETSDVKTFRLHFCDEAEGERFTFRAGQFGLYSVFGAGEATFCIASAPTRKGYIECSVKRAGKVTADLHESNEGDIIGFRGPYGNWFPIDAMRGKNLLFIGGGIGLAPLRSLIWNCLDLRDQFANITILYGARSVGDLVYKNELREWRERPDVQTVYTVDPGGEAPGWDGKVGFVPTVLSEMKPAAEGTMVITCGPPIMIKFVLASLTQLGFPMDSVITTLENRMKCGIGKCGRCNVGSKYVCKDGPVFRCSELSQLPQEF, encoded by the coding sequence ATGAACTACGTGCCGATGAAGATGCGGATCGTCGCCATCACGCCGGAGACCTCCGACGTCAAGACCTTCCGCCTGCACTTCTGCGACGAGGCCGAGGGCGAGCGCTTCACCTTCCGCGCCGGCCAGTTCGGCCTCTACTCCGTGTTCGGCGCCGGCGAGGCCACCTTCTGCATCGCCTCGGCCCCCACCCGCAAAGGCTACATCGAGTGCAGCGTTAAGCGCGCCGGCAAGGTCACCGCCGACCTCCACGAGAGCAACGAGGGCGACATCATCGGCTTCCGCGGCCCCTACGGCAACTGGTTCCCCATTGACGCGATGAGGGGCAAGAACCTCCTCTTCATCGGCGGCGGCATCGGCCTGGCCCCCCTGCGCTCGCTCATCTGGAACTGCCTCGACCTCCGCGACCAGTTCGCCAATATCACCATCCTCTACGGCGCCCGCAGCGTGGGCGACCTCGTCTACAAGAATGAGCTGAGGGAATGGCGCGAGCGCCCCGATGTCCAGACCGTCTACACCGTGGACCCCGGCGGCGAGGCGCCCGGGTGGGACGGCAAGGTGGGCTTCGTGCCGACCGTGCTCAGCGAGATGAAGCCCGCGGCCGAGGGCACAATGGTCATCACGTGCGGCCCGCCCATCATGATCAAGTTCGTGCTCGCCAGCCTCACCCAGCTCGGGTTCCCGATGGACTCCGTCATTACGACGCTCGAGAACCGCATGAAGTGCGGCATCGGCAAGTGCGGCCGCTGCAACGTCGGCAGCAAATATGTGTGCAAGGACGGCCCTGTCTTCCGGTGCAGCGAACTGTCGCAACTCCCCCAGGAGTTCTGA
- a CDS encoding Gfo/Idh/MocA family oxidoreductase — MLANNAACRRSASRRRFLKRTAAAAGALALPAVVAPFALAREGAPAPSDRVGLGVIGLGIQGMGNMRTFLGNREVRVAAVCDVHDHQRSQGKRAVDEYYGNQDCASTKDFRELMARPDVDAVQITAPDHWHVLMALEAVRTGKHMYCEKPIGWSVRAAQALRKAVRESKVVFQFGTQQRSGGNFRRACELVRNGKIGQLQTILVGVPGSWTCPKQPTEPVPKELDYEMWLGPAPMAPYCFERCRPYTQGKGWSIWYCISDYCLGMIGNWGVHHLDIAQWGNNTERSGPTEVEGTATFPKDMLTDCSTHWQVENRYANGVTLVHMDDATAAKHPLQQEGHGHGVMFLGTEGWVHVDRSRLDAKDKALLKAKPGPNEVQLFRSDNHHGNFIDAVKGRTQPAAPIDIAVSTDLLCNLQEIATRLGRKLRWDPAAEQFVNDEEANRRLDRPMRGPWKL, encoded by the coding sequence ATGCTCGCGAACAACGCTGCATGCCGCCGCTCCGCAAGCCGGCGGCGTTTCCTCAAGCGTACGGCGGCGGCCGCTGGCGCCCTGGCGCTCCCAGCCGTGGTCGCCCCGTTCGCCCTGGCCCGGGAGGGCGCCCCCGCCCCCTCGGACCGCGTGGGGCTGGGCGTCATCGGCCTCGGCATCCAGGGCATGGGCAACATGCGAACCTTCCTCGGCAACCGAGAGGTCCGCGTCGCCGCCGTCTGCGACGTGCACGACCACCAGCGCAGCCAGGGCAAACGCGCGGTGGACGAGTACTACGGCAACCAGGACTGCGCGTCCACGAAGGACTTCCGCGAGCTGATGGCGCGTCCGGACGTTGACGCCGTGCAGATCACGGCGCCCGACCACTGGCACGTGCTGATGGCCCTCGAGGCCGTGCGCACCGGCAAGCACATGTATTGCGAGAAGCCGATCGGCTGGAGCGTCCGCGCCGCTCAGGCGCTGCGAAAGGCCGTCAGGGAGAGCAAGGTCGTCTTCCAGTTCGGCACCCAGCAGCGCTCGGGCGGCAACTTCCGCCGCGCCTGCGAACTCGTCCGCAACGGCAAGATCGGCCAGCTCCAGACCATCCTCGTCGGCGTGCCCGGGAGCTGGACCTGCCCGAAGCAACCCACGGAGCCTGTGCCGAAGGAGCTGGACTATGAGATGTGGCTCGGCCCGGCCCCGATGGCGCCCTATTGCTTCGAGCGCTGCCGGCCCTACACCCAAGGCAAGGGCTGGAGCATCTGGTACTGCATCTCCGACTACTGCCTGGGCATGATCGGCAACTGGGGCGTCCACCACCTCGACATCGCCCAGTGGGGCAACAACACCGAGCGGAGCGGCCCCACCGAGGTGGAGGGCACCGCCACGTTCCCCAAGGACATGCTCACCGACTGCTCGACCCACTGGCAGGTGGAGAACCGCTACGCCAACGGCGTGACGCTGGTGCACATGGACGACGCGACCGCGGCGAAGCACCCGCTGCAACAGGAAGGGCACGGCCACGGCGTGATGTTCCTCGGCACCGAAGGCTGGGTGCACGTGGACCGCTCGCGCCTGGACGCCAAGGACAAGGCGCTGCTCAAGGCCAAGCCCGGCCCCAACGAGGTCCAGCTCTTCCGCAGCGACAACCACCACGGCAACTTCATTGACGCCGTGAAGGGCCGCACCCAGCCTGCCGCCCCCATTGACATCGCCGTGAGCACCGACCTCCTGTGCAACTTGCAGGAGATCGCCACCCGGCTGGGGCGCAAGCTGCGCTGGGACCCGGCTGCCGAGCAGTTCGTCAACGACGAGGAGGCCAATCGCAGGCTCGACCGGCCAATGCGCGGGCCGTGGAAACTGTAG
- a CDS encoding sialate O-acetylesterase yields MISERSRSGWAAPLAVLAAVAAAAPAAGRAAEGTVKVFILAGQSNMEGKAPNKLFDYQAEAPETRDLFKHLRKDGKWIVRDDVFIKYLDRKGPLTIGYGSPGRTGVELEFGTMMGDHFEDPVLLIKTAWGGHSLAKPFRPPSAGLPPDDVLQKELAQAQERVKKNNEKQKKNEPLPTMDDIKRPYGSSYRTMMAEVKETFEKYETLFPELKGRKLELTGFVWFQGWNDQYGGAENEYASNMKHFINDVRKDLGAPNLPFVIAAMGQNGSKPATGAMLIIREAQMSMNDVPEFKGNVKAFRTDVLVDKAAEELYPNWRKDIQAWEKVGGDHGYHYLGSAIWFTRIGHAMGEAMLELCKKK; encoded by the coding sequence ATGATCAGCGAGCGTTCCAGGTCAGGTTGGGCGGCCCCCCTCGCCGTTCTGGCGGCTGTGGCCGCGGCGGCGCCGGCTGCCGGGCGGGCGGCGGAGGGGACGGTGAAGGTATTCATCCTCGCCGGCCAGTCGAACATGGAGGGCAAGGCCCCCAACAAACTGTTCGACTATCAGGCCGAGGCGCCGGAGACCAGGGACCTGTTCAAGCACCTGCGCAAGGACGGGAAGTGGATCGTCCGCGACGACGTATTCATCAAGTACCTCGACCGCAAAGGGCCGCTGACGATCGGCTACGGCTCGCCCGGCCGGACCGGCGTGGAGCTGGAGTTCGGCACGATGATGGGCGATCACTTCGAGGACCCGGTGCTGCTCATCAAGACGGCCTGGGGCGGGCACTCGCTGGCCAAGCCCTTCCGCCCGCCCTCGGCGGGCCTGCCGCCCGACGACGTGCTCCAGAAGGAGCTCGCCCAGGCGCAGGAGCGCGTGAAGAAGAATAACGAGAAGCAGAAGAAGAACGAGCCGCTGCCCACGATGGACGACATCAAGAGGCCCTACGGCTCGTCGTACCGCACCATGATGGCCGAGGTGAAGGAGACCTTCGAGAAGTACGAGACGCTGTTCCCCGAGCTCAAGGGCCGGAAGCTCGAGCTGACGGGGTTCGTCTGGTTCCAGGGCTGGAACGACCAGTACGGCGGGGCGGAGAACGAGTACGCCTCGAACATGAAGCACTTCATCAACGACGTGCGGAAGGACCTGGGGGCGCCGAACCTGCCGTTCGTGATCGCCGCGATGGGCCAGAACGGCTCGAAGCCCGCCACGGGGGCCATGCTGATCATCCGCGAGGCCCAGATGTCCATGAACGACGTGCCGGAGTTCAAGGGCAACGTCAAGGCGTTCCGCACCGACGTGCTGGTGGACAAGGCGGCCGAAGAGCTGTACCCGAACTGGCGGAAGGACATCCAGGCCTGGGAGAAGGTGGGCGGCGACCACGGCTACCACTATCTGGGCAGCGCCATCTGGTTCACCCGCATCGGCCACGCAATGGGCGAGGCGATGCTGGAGCTGTGCAAGAAGAAGTAG